A window of Kribbella sp. NBC_00382 genomic DNA:
TACTGACTGGGCATGCCTCAAGTGTGCCTCAGCTCGGGAGCGCACGGCGTCCCCCGGCCGGTGGATGCCGGAGTCAACCGACGAGTGGATCGGCAGCGTCAGTCGGCGAGGGGGCCGAACGTGACGCCGAGCTCCTTGAGCTTGGCTTCGCCGCCGTCGAGGGCGGTCAGTACCCACGGCCCCTGCGGGGTCAGCGTGAAGGTGTGCTCGGTGTGCGCGGCGGCCAGGCTGTCGTCCGTGACGACCGTCCAGTCGTCCTCGAGCGTGTGGTTCTCCTGCTTGCCCAGCGTGAGCATCGGCTCGACCGCGAGCGCCAGGCCCTCGACCAGCTTGGGGCCCTTGCCGGCCTTGCCGTAGTTCGGCACGTTCGGCGGCTGGTGCATCGCCGTCCCGATCCCGTGCCCGACGAAGTCCTCGACGATCCCGTACTCCGAGTTGGCACGCACGTGGCTCTCGACAGCCGCCGAGATGTCGGTCAGCCGCCCACCGAGCTTGGCGGCGGCGAATCCACGCCA
This region includes:
- the map gene encoding type I methionyl aminopeptidase translates to MIFKDRGIEIKTREQIISMRAAGLVVGRTLELLRGEVKPGITTGELDAIAEDAIRSAGATPSFKGYHGFTGSICASVNDEIVHGIPGDRVLADGDLISIDCGAIVNGWHGDAAITVGVGETAPELLELARICEESMWRGFAAAKLGGRLTDISAAVESHVRANSEYGIVEDFVGHGIGTAMHQPPNVPNYGKAGKGPKLVEGLALAVEPMLTLGKQENHTLEDDWTVVTDDSLAAAHTEHTFTLTPQGPWVLTALDGGEAKLKELGVTFGPLAD